The Blattabacterium cuenoti genome includes a region encoding these proteins:
- a CDS encoding M16 family metallopeptidase, which translates to MLATMFNHLNSKDYKNLYKIKFLEEKLSNGLHVILHQDNTNPLVSISVLYHVGSKNETPGKSGFAHFFEHLMFEGSKNIKKGEFFKYIASNGGKNNAYTNHDETCYYEVLPSDRLPLALWLESERMLHAKVDEESINVQREVVKEEKKMRIENQPYVTAFSEVIPSLLFKKHPYRYPIIGFEKDLDTATENDYKEFYKTYYVPNNAVLVVSGDFDMNEARKLIKKYFSSIPRGKIDFRMKRIEEEPLKEEIFSTYVDKNTKVPGVFLSYRVPKMTNKDSYVLKIIDHVLSSGESSRIMKNIVNSKQMASYAGSFFDTMEDYGIFIIYGLINPGITLDQLTKIIDEEIDLLKEKGITEYELEKQRNFFEKKFLFDNYSMSGISENLSHYYLYYQNANLINTDIDKYREITVEDIKRVANKYLNKNNRVRLYNVPDNK; encoded by the coding sequence ATGTTAGCTACGATGTTTAATCATTTAAACTCCAAAGATTACAAGAATTTGTATAAAATAAAATTTTTAGAAGAAAAATTATCAAATGGACTGCATGTTATCTTGCATCAAGACAATACAAACCCTTTAGTTTCTATTTCTGTTTTATATCATGTAGGAAGCAAAAATGAAACTCCCGGAAAATCTGGTTTTGCTCATTTTTTTGAACATCTTATGTTCGAAGGGTCTAAAAATATTAAAAAAGGAGAATTTTTTAAGTATATAGCATCTAATGGGGGGAAAAATAACGCATATACAAACCATGACGAGACTTGTTACTATGAAGTTTTGCCATCTGATCGCCTTCCATTGGCTTTATGGTTAGAATCGGAAAGAATGCTTCATGCTAAAGTGGATGAAGAAAGCATTAATGTACAAAGAGAAGTGGTAAAAGAAGAAAAAAAGATGCGTATAGAAAATCAGCCATATGTGACAGCCTTTTCGGAAGTGATTCCTTCTTTATTGTTCAAAAAACACCCATATAGATATCCTATTATTGGATTCGAAAAAGATTTAGATACAGCTACAGAAAATGATTATAAGGAATTTTATAAAACATATTATGTTCCAAATAATGCTGTTTTAGTTGTATCGGGTGATTTTGATATGAATGAAGCAAGGAAACTAATCAAAAAATATTTTTCTTCCATTCCAAGAGGAAAAATAGATTTTAGAATGAAAAGAATAGAAGAAGAGCCTCTTAAGGAAGAAATATTTTCTACATATGTGGATAAAAATACTAAAGTTCCTGGAGTCTTTTTATCATATAGAGTTCCAAAAATGACAAATAAAGATTCTTATGTCTTAAAGATAATAGATCATGTATTGTCTTCTGGAGAAAGCTCACGTATCATGAAAAATATTGTTAATTCTAAACAAATGGCTTCTTATGCAGGTTCTTTTTTCGATACAATGGAAGACTATGGAATTTTTATTATATATGGACTTATCAATCCTGGAATTACTTTAGACCAATTAACTAAAATCATAGATGAAGAGATTGATCTACTGAAGGAAAAAGGAATCACAGAATATGAATTAGAAAAACAAAGAAACTTTTTTGAAAAAAAATTTCTATTCGATAATTATTCCATGAGCGGTATTTCTGAAAATTTATCTCACTATTATTTATATTATCAAAATGCGAATTTAATTAACACCGATATCGATAAATATCGTGAAATAACTGTAGAAGATATCAAAAGAGTAGCTAACAAGTATTTAAATAAAAACAATAGAGTTCGTTTATACAATGTTCCAGACAACAAATAG
- a CDS encoding SPFH domain-containing protein, with translation MSIFSLLFYGILTLLILSLFSSFIFIVNQETASIIERMGKFHSIRYAGLNFKIPILDHIVGKLTLKIQQLDILVDTKTKDNVFVKVKISVQFKVIKEKVYEAFYKLDNSHAQITSYIFDVVRAEVPKMRLDDVFERKDNIALAVKGELEGSMLDYGYSIIKALVTDLDPDEQVKQAMNRINTAEREKVAAEYKAEAERIKIVAKAKAEAESKKLQGKGTADQRREIARGILESVEVLNNVGINSQEASALIVVTQHYDTLQAMGEGSNTNLILLPNSPGAASEMLNNMITSFNISNQIGETLKKKNNSKKNKL, from the coding sequence ATGAGTATTTTTAGTTTACTATTTTATGGAATATTAACTCTTTTAATTTTATCTCTTTTTTCCAGTTTCATTTTTATAGTTAATCAAGAAACAGCATCTATTATTGAAAGAATGGGAAAATTTCATAGCATCCGTTATGCTGGATTGAATTTTAAAATTCCTATTTTAGATCATATAGTAGGAAAACTCACTTTGAAAATTCAACAACTAGATATTTTAGTGGATACAAAAACTAAAGATAATGTTTTTGTAAAAGTAAAAATATCAGTTCAATTTAAAGTGATTAAAGAAAAAGTATACGAAGCCTTTTATAAATTAGATAATTCTCATGCTCAAATTACTTCTTATATATTTGATGTTGTTAGAGCAGAGGTACCAAAAATGCGTTTGGATGATGTTTTTGAGAGAAAAGATAACATTGCTCTTGCAGTAAAAGGAGAATTAGAAGGTTCTATGTTAGATTATGGATATTCTATCATTAAAGCGTTAGTTACAGATCTTGACCCAGATGAACAAGTGAAACAAGCTATGAATCGGATCAATACAGCTGAAAGAGAAAAAGTAGCGGCTGAATATAAAGCAGAAGCTGAAAGAATTAAAATTGTTGCTAAAGCTAAAGCAGAAGCTGAAAGTAAAAAATTACAAGGAAAAGGGACAGCAGATCAACGTAGAGAAATAGCTCGAGGAATATTGGAATCTGTTGAGGTATTAAATAATGTAGGAATCAATTCACAAGAAGCTTCTGCTTTGATTGTGGTAACACAACATTATGATACTCTTCAGGCCATGGGAGAAGGAAGTAACACCAATTTAATTTTATTGCCGAATTCACCAGGAGCAGCTAGTGAAATGTTGAATAATATGATTACTTCATTTAATATTTCTAATCAAATTGGAGAAACACTTAAAAAGAAAAACAATAGCAAAAAAAATAAATTATAA
- a CDS encoding c-type cytochrome, whose translation MKKILFSIFILSFSFFSFLIAEEIQGDAEEGAKLFKKNCTACHSMDLEKQMIGPALSNVTEKRSREWLHKWIINNKSLRESGDKDAIAIYKEYGNLEMNLFPQLSNKQIDDILFFIQNPNSIKKKEKIESHEINRESEIEEKQFLTKLIVFCFSILSLILLWTLYRIQLLTKLLSETKDPIFDKKDFLIKILYNKILGKKKIRWRFLFCFVGFLFLLGIYGIWNSLMKIDVNKGYKPVQPIYFSHKIHSEINGIDCQYCHSSAKYGKVSGIPSANICMNCHITIDEYKGDYLEKGKNRDEYNQEIQKIYHSVGWNPETRKYSKKTHPIQWIRIHNMPDFVYFDHSQHVINGEKMIKKLKKVNLVCNACHGDVQKMDQVEMSNDFTMEWCISCHRNIEIDINNQYYKKYFSNDIKKENKITVDMVGGTECAKCHY comes from the coding sequence ATGAAAAAAATTTTATTCTCTATTTTCATTTTATCTTTTTCTTTTTTTTCTTTCTTAATAGCTGAAGAGATACAAGGAGATGCTGAAGAAGGAGCAAAACTTTTTAAAAAAAATTGCACAGCATGTCATTCTATGGATTTAGAAAAACAAATGATAGGTCCTGCTCTATCTAACGTAACCGAAAAAAGAAGCCGTGAATGGTTACATAAATGGATTATAAATAATAAATCTTTGAGAGAAAGTGGAGATAAAGATGCTATAGCTATTTACAAAGAATATGGAAACTTGGAAATGAATTTATTCCCTCAACTCTCTAATAAACAAATAGATGATATTTTATTTTTTATTCAAAATCCAAATTCGATAAAAAAAAAAGAAAAAATAGAAAGTCATGAAATAAACCGTGAAAGTGAAATAGAAGAAAAACAATTTTTAACTAAATTGATTGTTTTTTGTTTTAGCATTCTATCTTTAATTTTACTTTGGACTTTATACAGAATTCAACTTCTAACTAAGTTATTAAGTGAAACAAAAGATCCCATTTTCGACAAAAAAGATTTTCTTATAAAGATTTTATACAATAAAATTTTAGGAAAAAAAAAGATAAGATGGAGATTCCTATTCTGTTTTGTAGGTTTTTTATTTTTGCTAGGAATATATGGGATTTGGAATTCTCTAATGAAAATAGATGTAAATAAAGGGTACAAACCTGTACAACCGATTTATTTTTCTCATAAAATTCACTCTGAAATTAATGGAATTGATTGTCAGTATTGTCATTCTTCTGCAAAATATGGAAAAGTATCCGGTATTCCTTCAGCAAATATTTGCATGAATTGTCATATCACTATTGATGAATATAAAGGAGATTATTTAGAAAAAGGAAAAAATAGAGACGAATACAATCAGGAAATACAAAAAATATATCACTCTGTAGGATGGAATCCGGAAACCAGGAAATATTCTAAAAAAACTCATCCTATTCAATGGATCCGTATCCATAATATGCCAGATTTTGTTTATTTTGATCATTCTCAACATGTTATAAATGGAGAAAAAATGATCAAAAAACTTAAGAAAGTCAATTTGGTTTGTAATGCTTGTCATGGAGATGTCCAAAAAATGGATCAAGTAGAAATGTCTAATGATTTTACCATGGAATGGTGTATTTCCTGTCATAGAAATATAGAAATCGATATAAACAATCAATATTATAAGAAGTATTTTTCGAATGATATAAAAAAAGAAAATAAAATAACTGTAGATATGGTTGGTGGAACAGAATGTGCTAAATGTCATTATTGA
- a CDS encoding DUF3127 domain-containing protein, with the protein MEIIGKVKKLFESQKFDSGFRKREIVITTEEPYPQNILIEFIQDKVDLLENIRPKDKIKVFINIRGREWTNPEGVIKYFNSIQGWKIEDYSPGSSKKTSAISPSLSSDDFDDLPF; encoded by the coding sequence ATGGAAATTATAGGAAAAGTTAAAAAATTGTTTGAATCTCAGAAATTTGACAGTGGATTTAGAAAAAGAGAAATTGTTATCACTACTGAAGAACCATATCCTCAAAATATATTAATTGAATTTATTCAAGATAAAGTAGACTTATTAGAAAATATAAGACCAAAAGATAAAATAAAAGTTTTTATCAATATTCGTGGAAGAGAATGGACGAATCCTGAAGGAGTGATTAAATATTTTAATTCTATCCAAGGATGGAAAATAGAAGATTATTCTCCAGGTTCTTCAAAAAAAACTTCTGCTATATCTCCATCTTTATCTTCTGACGATTTTGATGATTTACCTTTCTAA
- a CDS encoding M16 family metallopeptidase → MFQTTNRLFKKIILIITIFFHTTIMFAHTVNRNIPPKSLKRKTTINVEKPEFFQMKNGLKVMVVENHKLPLVRVGLEFDSQPFLEKDKAGIKKIFGQMLRSGTKNHSKEELDEMIDYIGSNLYTSFFEISISTLKKHLNKSVFIMSDILLNSRFDNSKELEKIIKQRIIDLHLSEKDPNAILQRVRNVLYFGKDHPYGEYETYDTIKNITLDDLKKLYEKYYIPNISYLSFVGDISKKEAEKFCDLYFSKWESKSYFDEPSKEEYLIPSETEINIVDLPSLTQSTICFGGPICFKKSDPSYFSSILANGILGGGPQSRLFLNLREKKAYTYGAYSVLKSDKNIGYFSVYTQVRNEVTEKAIKDILKEIIKIKKDKVSYEELNIKKKEISGQFILDLEDPNRISDLFICELKNNLPSGFYRNYLKKIKSVTADEIHQSCKKLFSIKNGRIIIVGKANDILPSIKKLGYPIRYFDQFGSLLKKNDK, encoded by the coding sequence ATGTTCCAGACAACAAATAGACTTTTCAAAAAAATTATTCTTATTATAACAATTTTTTTTCATACAACAATTATGTTTGCTCATACTGTTAATCGTAATATTCCCCCTAAATCTTTAAAAAGAAAAACGACTATTAATGTTGAAAAACCTGAATTTTTTCAAATGAAAAATGGATTGAAAGTTATGGTTGTAGAGAATCATAAACTTCCTTTAGTTAGAGTTGGTTTAGAATTTGACTCTCAACCTTTTTTAGAAAAAGATAAAGCTGGAATAAAAAAAATTTTTGGTCAAATGCTTCGTTCTGGAACAAAGAATCATTCCAAGGAAGAATTAGATGAAATGATTGATTATATAGGATCTAATTTGTATACTTCTTTTTTTGAAATATCTATTTCTACTTTAAAGAAACATTTGAATAAATCCGTTTTCATTATGAGTGATATTTTACTGAATAGTAGATTTGATAACTCTAAAGAATTAGAAAAAATAATAAAACAAAGAATTATAGATCTTCATCTTTCAGAAAAAGATCCTAATGCTATTTTACAACGTGTTAGAAATGTTTTATATTTTGGAAAAGATCATCCTTATGGAGAATATGAAACTTATGATACTATTAAAAATATAACTCTTGATGATTTAAAAAAATTATACGAAAAATATTATATTCCAAATATATCTTATCTTTCTTTTGTAGGGGATATTTCCAAAAAAGAAGCAGAAAAATTCTGTGATCTTTATTTTTCTAAATGGGAGAGTAAGTCATATTTTGATGAACCTTCTAAAGAAGAATATCTGATTCCTTCTGAAACAGAAATCAATATAGTAGATCTTCCATCTCTTACACAATCTACTATTTGTTTCGGAGGACCTATTTGTTTTAAGAAAAGTGATCCTTCATATTTTTCTTCTATATTAGCAAACGGAATTTTAGGTGGAGGACCTCAAAGTCGTTTGTTTTTAAATCTTAGAGAAAAAAAAGCTTATACATATGGGGCTTATTCTGTTTTGAAATCGGATAAAAATATCGGTTATTTTTCAGTTTATACTCAAGTTAGAAATGAAGTTACAGAAAAAGCGATCAAAGATATCTTAAAAGAAATTATCAAAATAAAAAAGGATAAAGTTTCTTATGAAGAATTGAATATTAAGAAAAAAGAAATAAGTGGCCAATTTATTCTTGATTTAGAAGATCCAAACAGAATTAGTGATCTTTTTATCTGCGAATTGAAAAATAATCTTCCAAGTGGATTTTATAGAAATTACTTAAAAAAAATAAAATCAGTTACTGCAGATGAAATACATCAATCATGTAAAAAACTTTTTTCTATCAAGAATGGTAGAATTATAATTGTTGGAAAAGCTAATGATATTTTACCCAGTATAAAGAAATTAGGTTATCCTATTCGTTATTTTGATCAATTTGGATCTTTATTAAAAAAAAATGATAAATGA
- a CDS encoding 4Fe-4S dicluster domain-containing protein produces the protein MKLKNKKVVSNYNPIKDLFKEKTSRRDFLKWIGFSTASVTLAACKGPVIQSIPYVVKPDSITPGIPNYYASTMIDSFDIGSVLVKTREGRPIKIEPNSTSKYFNTTSARIQSSLLSLYDEERLKYPFLKGKKSSWIKIDNYIIQHLENISKTKKNIVFLSSSYPSFSTKKLIQDFKKIYPNTKWIIYDAISYSKVLDASEKIFGVRAFPFFDLEKSELIVSFDADLLGDWSPENMGPSYVSNRNPKKSMMQHIQIESNMTISGANADIRIAKKPSDIKNMLFEIYQKIFFEKEPKNQHAKEIALLIEKAGSKSVILADGDQESYELSFLINKKIKSNALQNNQYILSKESNDQELDKFLKNLEKGNIGCLFIHNTNPIYSFPLSIYKKIKKFIREIPLTVSFSMNKDDTNEIIDVLAPTPHWLECWGDMNPITNIFTLIQPTIQHIFDTRQLQDSLIIWGKMKYKNYYDFLKKTWKENIIPESNLSSFNEALFHGVVQTKNQKFIKKLVVNEKKIQKYGQKLINYEEGIKEHFELRLYTKTSMGDGHQYNNPWLQEFPDPITRTTWDNYLTMSYFDANRMKLKNWNVGDGSLNGNCVDLIRNNKILIRDVPVLIQPGQAIGSIGLAFGYGQKNGKLSKLCNGKNAYRVYENFSILQKNIQIKKSERIHKFSCIQLQNTTVGRNLVRETNLDTFLRNPKEIWNKEEEIYTHKGRFSPQEISLWDQKEGNKKNGHHFNLSVDLNACIGCGACIIACHSENNVPVVGKEEIRKSRDMHWLRVDRYYFNNKENHDHKSLNIYNNPKVSFQPIMCQHCDYAPCETVCPVGATVHGKQGQNMMAYNRCVGTRYCANNCPYKVRRFNWFDYANNQKFDFNMNNTLGKMVLNPDVVVRTRGVMEKCSLCIQRTQYVIGIAKKEKRKIKDEEFETACSISCPTKAITFGDVNDQNSLISKKIKDSRFYKLLDFIGIRPNVSYQVKIRNDKKQ, from the coding sequence ATGAAATTAAAAAATAAAAAAGTAGTTTCAAATTATAACCCAATTAAAGATCTTTTTAAAGAAAAAACATCTAGACGTGATTTTCTAAAATGGATAGGTTTTAGCACAGCTTCAGTCACTTTAGCTGCTTGCAAAGGACCAGTCATTCAATCTATCCCTTATGTTGTTAAACCAGATTCTATAACTCCTGGAATTCCCAATTATTACGCTTCCACTATGATTGATTCTTTTGATATAGGAAGTGTTTTGGTGAAAACAAGAGAAGGACGTCCTATAAAAATAGAACCTAATTCAACTTCAAAATACTTCAACACAACTTCGGCTAGAATACAATCTTCTTTATTATCTCTTTATGATGAAGAAAGATTAAAATATCCTTTTTTAAAAGGAAAAAAAAGTTCTTGGATCAAAATAGATAATTATATTATTCAACATTTGGAAAATATATCTAAAACAAAAAAAAATATAGTATTCCTTTCTTCTTCTTATCCAAGTTTTTCCACCAAAAAGTTAATTCAAGATTTTAAAAAAATATATCCTAATACTAAGTGGATTATTTATGATGCTATTTCCTATTCCAAAGTATTAGATGCATCAGAAAAAATATTTGGAGTTCGTGCTTTTCCCTTTTTTGATTTGGAAAAATCTGAATTAATAGTTTCGTTTGATGCTGATTTATTAGGAGATTGGAGTCCAGAAAATATGGGGCCATCTTATGTATCAAATAGGAATCCTAAAAAATCAATGATGCAACATATTCAAATAGAAAGCAATATGACTATTTCTGGAGCAAATGCAGACATTAGAATAGCGAAAAAACCTTCTGACATTAAGAATATGTTATTTGAAATTTATCAAAAAATTTTTTTTGAAAAAGAACCTAAAAATCAACATGCAAAGGAAATAGCACTTTTAATTGAAAAAGCAGGATCCAAAAGTGTAATTCTTGCAGATGGAGACCAGGAATCTTATGAACTTTCTTTTTTAATTAATAAAAAAATTAAAAGTAATGCATTGCAAAATAATCAATATATTTTATCAAAAGAAAGCAATGATCAAGAATTAGATAAATTTTTAAAAAATTTGGAAAAGGGAAACATTGGATGTTTATTTATTCACAATACTAATCCTATTTACAGTTTTCCATTATCTATTTACAAAAAAATAAAAAAATTCATAAGAGAAATACCCTTAACTGTATCATTTTCTATGAATAAAGATGATACTAATGAAATCATAGATGTATTAGCACCTACTCCTCATTGGCTAGAATGTTGGGGCGATATGAATCCTATTACTAATATTTTCACGCTGATTCAGCCCACCATTCAACATATTTTTGATACAAGACAATTGCAAGATTCCTTAATTATTTGGGGTAAAATGAAATATAAAAATTATTATGATTTCTTGAAAAAAACCTGGAAAGAAAATATTATTCCTGAATCTAATCTTTCATCTTTTAATGAAGCATTGTTTCATGGAGTTGTGCAAACGAAGAATCAAAAATTTATTAAAAAACTTGTAGTGAATGAAAAGAAAATACAAAAATATGGTCAAAAATTAATTAATTATGAAGAAGGAATAAAAGAACATTTTGAACTAAGATTATATACAAAAACAAGCATGGGAGATGGACATCAATATAATAATCCTTGGCTACAAGAATTTCCGGATCCCATCACACGTACTACTTGGGATAACTATTTAACCATGTCATATTTTGATGCAAACAGAATGAAATTAAAGAATTGGAATGTAGGAGATGGATCTTTAAATGGAAATTGTGTAGACTTAATTAGAAATAATAAAATATTAATTCGAGATGTTCCTGTTTTGATTCAACCTGGACAAGCTATAGGATCTATAGGCTTAGCTTTCGGTTATGGACAAAAAAATGGAAAGTTATCCAAATTATGTAATGGAAAAAATGCTTACAGAGTTTATGAAAATTTTTCTATTCTACAAAAAAATATACAAATAAAAAAATCCGAAAGGATACATAAGTTTTCTTGTATTCAATTGCAAAATACAACAGTAGGTAGAAATTTAGTGAGAGAAACAAATTTAGATACCTTTTTAAGAAATCCTAAAGAAATTTGGAATAAAGAAGAAGAAATTTATACTCATAAAGGAAGATTTTCTCCACAAGAAATTTCTCTTTGGGATCAAAAAGAAGGAAATAAAAAAAATGGGCATCATTTTAATTTATCTGTAGATTTAAATGCTTGTATTGGATGCGGAGCTTGCATTATTGCATGTCATTCAGAAAATAATGTTCCTGTTGTTGGAAAAGAAGAAATAAGAAAATCTAGAGATATGCATTGGTTACGTGTGGACAGATACTATTTCAATAATAAAGAAAATCATGATCATAAATCATTAAATATTTATAATAATCCAAAAGTTTCTTTTCAACCTATAATGTGTCAACATTGTGATTATGCTCCTTGTGAAACGGTATGTCCTGTGGGAGCAACTGTTCACGGAAAACAAGGACAAAATATGATGGCTTATAATCGTTGTGTAGGAACTCGTTATTGTGCAAATAACTGTCCTTATAAAGTTAGGCGTTTTAATTGGTTCGATTATGCTAATAATCAAAAATTTGATTTTAATATGAATAATACTTTAGGAAAAATGGTTTTAAATCCGGATGTAGTCGTTAGAACTAGAGGTGTTATGGAAAAGTGTTCTTTATGTATACAAAGAACACAATATGTTATAGGAATAGCAAAAAAGGAAAAAAGAAAAATAAAAGACGAAGAATTTGAAACAGCTTGCAGTATTTCTTGTCCTACAAAAGCCATTACTTTTGGAGATGTTAATGATCAAAATAGTCTTATTTCCAAAAAAATAAAAGATTCAAGATTTTATAAACTTCTCGATTTTATAGGAATCAGACCTAATGTTTCTTATCAAGTGAAAATAAGAAATGATAAAAAACAGTAA
- a CDS encoding iron-sulfur cluster assembly protein, producing MSKDHSLEDRIISVLKSIYDPEIPVDIYELGLIYDIQVFREKEVKIVMTLTTPNCPVAESLPIEVKKKIESLKEINNVDVVLTFDPPWSREFMSEEARLELGLL from the coding sequence ATGAGTAAAGATCATTCCTTAGAAGATCGTATTATTTCAGTGCTGAAAAGTATATATGATCCTGAAATACCGGTAGATATTTATGAGTTAGGTCTTATTTATGATATTCAAGTTTTTCGTGAAAAAGAGGTTAAAATAGTAATGACTTTAACTACTCCAAATTGTCCAGTAGCAGAGAGTTTACCTATAGAAGTCAAAAAAAAAATTGAGTCTTTAAAAGAAATAAATAATGTAGATGTTGTTTTAACATTTGATCCTCCTTGGAGTAGAGAGTTTATGAGTGAAGAAGCTCGTTTAGAATTAGGTTTATTATAA